A genome region from Lonchura striata isolate bLonStr1 chromosome 36, bLonStr1.mat, whole genome shotgun sequence includes the following:
- the RPL10 gene encoding large ribosomal subunit protein uL16 has protein sequence MGRRPARCYRYCKNKPYPKSRFCRGVPDPKIRIFDLGRKKAKVDEFPLCGHMVSDEYEQLSSEALEAARICANKYMVKSCGKDGFHIRVRLHPFHVIRINKMLSCAGADRLQTGMRGAFGKPQGTVARVHIGQVIMSIRTKAQNKEHVVEALRRAKFKFPGRQKIHISKKWGFTKFNADAFEEMVAQKRLIPDGCGVKYVPARGPLERWRALHA, from the exons ATGGGCCGGCGGCCGGCGCGATG cTACCGCTACTGCAAGAACAAACCCTACCCCAAGTCCCGCTTCTGCCGCGGGGTCCCCG acccaAAAATCCGAATTTTCGACCTGGGCCGGAAAAAAGCCAAAGTGGACGAGTTCCCCCTGTGCGGGCACATGGTGTCGGACGAGTACGAGCAGCTCAGCTCCGAGG CGCTGGAGGCGGCGCGGATCTGCGCTAACAAGTACATGGTGAAGAGCTGCGGCAAGGACGGGTTCCACATCCGCGTGCGCCTGCACCCCTTCCACGTCATCCGCATCAACAAGATGCTCTCCTGCGCCGGCGCCGACAG GCTGCAGACGGGCATGCGCGGCGCCTTCGGCAAGCCGCAGGGCACGGTGGCGCGCGTGCACATCGGCCAGGTGATCATGTCCATCCGCACCAAGGCGCAGAACAAGGAGCACGTGGTGGAGGCGCTGCGCCGCGCCAAGTTCAAGTTCCCGGGACGCCAGAAG ATCCACATCTCCAAGAAGTGGGGCTTCACCAAGTTCAACGCCGACGCCTTCGAGGAGATGGTGGCGCAGAAGCGGCTGATCCCCGACGGCTGCGGGGTCAAGTACGTCcctgcccgggggcccctggagcGCTGGAGGGCCCTGCACGcctga